Part of the Venturia canescens isolate UGA chromosome 2, ASM1945775v1, whole genome shotgun sequence genome is shown below.
ATTCGTGGATGCTGTCGGTGTCTCGACAATTCGTTTATCTTGGGCAACCATTCCATCGAACAGTCGCACAATATGGGATTGTCTCCTATGTAGAACGAGGGTATATCTTTGTTCTCAGGTACGGACTGAAGGCTCAGAGCAGCCAAGTCCAAATGCCTGATCTCGTTACCGTACAATACGACCTTTTCCAGGTTACTCTTTTTCAAAAAGGTCCCCGAGGCTACGTTACgaattttattgttattgaGAAATATCGTTTCGGCGCTGTCCGGTAGGCTCGAATCCGATATTTCTTCGATCAAATTGTAACTCGCGTCGAGCATTTTGATCTTCAAATTAGCGTGGACCATGTGATAATTACCCAATTCGCTTATCTGATTGTTGTGCATGTCAAGCCACTCGAGGCTGTTTGGCAAATGACTGTAGTCAAACCACAAAAGTTTATTGTCCGATACGTTGAGCCAAACGAGAGTCGAGAGTGAGGTgaatgcaccgcgtatttccGTTAATTCATTGCCGTCGAGTCTTATCGCTCGAAGCATTGGATTCGATGCGAAAGCACTTTGTTCCACGTGACGAATCATGTTGCTGGCGAGATTGAGCACCTGAAGAGCTGGCAACGATGAGAAAGCTTCGCGCGATACATTTTCAAGCTTGTTATCGACCAGTCTAAGCCCGTACAACTCGTCCAGTCCGGCAAACGATTCCTTGTCGATTCTCGCAATGTTATTGTTGCCAAGATCGAGGGTCTTGAGCGATCTCAGTTCTCTCACGGCCCCGGGAACTTCGCTGAGTAAATTTCCACTTATAGAAACATCCTGAAGCCCGGTTACATTCGTAAATACGTGATGGTGCAAGTCCCGAAGTCTGTTGCTATCGAAGAACAATTGTACGAGAGCGGCGAGCCCGGCGCTCTGCGCTGGCTCGAAACGTACTATTTTGTTGTGCGATAGTGTGAGGGAGTGAAGATTTCGCAATGAAGAGAAGCAACCGTCCGCAAGGGTGTCTATGTCGTTGTGCTCGAGTTTGAGCACTTGCAGGCTGTACAGCGATTTGAACACGTAAGCGTCAATTCGAGTCAGAGCGTTGAACGACAAATCGAGAACAACGAGACGAACTAGACGCGAAAATGTGTCTCGATTGATCCAACGACTCGTCAACTCGTTGCCACTGAGATCGAGCGATTGAAGTTTCTCAAGGGAGTCGAGAAGCCCCGGCGCGAGTACTGCGAGTGAGTTATTGCTCAGTACGAGTTCCCGCAATTCCGTTGTATCAGAAAACAATTCGGGCGGTAGAGCTACGAGCCTGTTGCTCGAGATGTTGAGAGAGCGTAGGGCCGCGAGTTCGGCCAAAGCGTGATCGCCCACGTGTCGCACATCGTTGTCTTGTAGCATGAGAATTCCGAGATTTCGAAGAGCACTGAAACTGCGATCGGGCAGGGCACTGAGTTCGTTGTTGCTGAGATCGAGGATCTCGAGATTCGGGGTACACGAGGGACCGCTACCGTCGGAGAAGCCGAGAGACACGACGTCCTGTAACTTGTTGCGCGTGAGATTGAGCCTCGCGAGAGTTGGTACGGGGCAGAGCAGCTCCGCCGGCAGACTCCATATATTATTTTCTGCCAAATCGAGTTCCCGAAGATGTGGTAATCCGCGCATCGCGTCGCGGCTCACATCCAGAGTCATTGCGGACCAATCACCGTTGTGAGTTCTGACCGACAATTTCCGCAAATTGTGAGCAGTGGCGAACGCGCCACCTGGTAGATAGCGAATCTTGCAGTAGTCCAACCgtaatttttcgagtttcccAAGAGGTGCAAGAAAGTCGTGTGTTCCCGGTTGTTCCAGTTGGCTTTCGAAGAAGAGAGCATCGTTGCATTCCAATCCGAGGGAGGTCACCGCGTCGGCTTGAATGCTGGAAAGGTTACCGATAAGAGACGCCGCGTTCGCTATCGTTCTCAAGCGGCAAACGAGAGTCTGTTGTTGTTCGCTGACGCTCGTAGTTACTGTTTCATCGTCGGCGGTGCTGCTTTCTCTCACCCATTCGCAGCCTCGAGGTGCTTCGAGACTCGTGATGCTGCGTCCGTGAACGAGGATCACACAAGCACGAGTGAGAATCAACGAGATGAGGACGAACGAGTGGACGCGTAGGTTCTCCATCGTTCAAAAGTGTTGTTTCACTTCGTATCCTGTGGCTCACAAATTCACTCGCGTTACGCGCGATTCACTCGGTATGCAGTCGTCTTCACACGCGCACACGAACGCACTCGCACTCCGGTGCGCGCTAGTTCGAATATTCCCGCGCTGTACACCTCGAGCGCAACGGGAGATTATCACTGAATCACACACAGCCACACACatgcgcacacacacacacactcacacTAGACACCGAGATCCGGGCTCTCTGTGAGAGTATTAAATtttaggaatgaaaaaataagaaaaaacgaaataaaacttTGTGCGTTTCAATCGCGTCTTGCTGTCACGCACTCATAGCCACTCTTTCACACGCTCCACGCGCTCGCAGGCGCGGGATACGTTCCTCTATTCCTTTTCCTTTACCCGACACTTTGACCGTTAAGTTTTTCTCTGTCACCTCGATTAACTTTTTGTTACAAAGCGAATGTCTGTGGCACGTCGTACTCTCGTTCATTTACGCCCGGTGTGTATTTCCGAGGGAGAGAAAACAtagttcattcgttatttttttcgtgagaTTCTAAGGTATGAAACAAGCCAAAACACTCGATCGCGGTTAATCCAATTTAGTCTAATGCCTTCCAGTCTCAACGTTGCATGAACAAACGAGTGTCTGCAAAGTGTTTTTGAGAAGCAAACTATTTCGAAGTTTGCATTCGTTGGTAGTTCAGTTCCGAAGAGCGACGAGAGGCGGGAAGATTCCCCGGCAAGCGTCGGAGAGCAACTGATTTTCGTGAGCGTAGTCGGCACCAGGTCCAAATCCTGTCGACGGTCACGCTCCCTGCGTGACTGGCAGACTGCTCTCCCTCCTCCTTCTTCTTTTCCCCCTACCCCCGTTAAATTATACTCCCGCCACTGACggcgtcgttgtcgtcgtcgtagCCCCGTTGCTGCTGCCgttgccgccgccgccgctgctgctgctcctcGCAGTGCAGCTCCTTCTTCACTCGATTCCCATTCCTCTGCCACCGACGCATACATCGCTATAGCCCATCGCTTGTGTATAACCAGCGCAACGGCTGTGACCACGACCACCGTCGTCACACCGTATACTAAACGCATTCATGCGCTCAAATACACGTTTTATAATTTACGTACGTGCGAGGACCCTTCATGACGAGTCTAGAACATACGTTTTGTTCCAAGAAACAGGAGAGCGTCGTTCAAATAACTTTGCGTGCTTATTATAAAAACCTTTCTGCACTTATGCTCCCAAAAATATGTTATTTACTCTTCGACTTGTGCCTGAGGCTCAAATCGTCATTGGCGAAGAGCAAAACGACCCGAGTCACGATACATTATCACTTCGAACGTTTCATATCGCTAATTTCAGCTGCCAGTTTTCTGTACTCCGCACATACATGGCTCCACAAATCTGCGCCCTCCTGAATATTCCTTGGGCGTAATTCCCTTGAGTTTACATATTAAAACGATGTATCTCGAGAGTCCCCTCACTTTTCAACGTATATATACGGTGTACACGCATCATCTGCCGTACATGTGAAGAGTCTGGATAGAAAAAAGg
Proteins encoded:
- the LOC122406393 gene encoding toll-like receptor Tollo: MENLRVHSFVLISLILTRACVILVHGRSITSLEAPRGCEWVRESSTADDETVTTSVSEQQQTLVCRLRTIANAASLIGNLSSIQADAVTSLGLECNDALFFESQLEQPGTHDFLAPLGKLEKLRLDYCKIRYLPGGAFATAHNLRKLSVRTHNGDWSAMTLDVSRDAMRGLPHLRELDLAENNIWSLPAELLCPVPTLARLNLTRNKLQDVVSLGFSDGSGPSCTPNLEILDLSNNELSALPDRSFSALRNLGILMLQDNDVRHVGDHALAELAALRSLNISSNRLVALPPELFSDTTELRELVLSNNSLAVLAPGLLDSLEKLQSLDLSGNELTSRWINRDTFSRLVRLVVLDLSFNALTRIDAYVFKSLYSLQVLKLEHNDIDTLADGCFSSLRNLHSLTLSHNKIVRFEPAQSAGLAALVQLFFDSNRLRDLHHHVFTNVTGLQDVSISGNLLSEVPGAVRELRSLKTLDLGNNNIARIDKESFAGLDELYGLRLVDNKLENVSREAFSSLPALQVLNLASNMIRHVEQSAFASNPMLRAIRLDGNELTEIRGAFTSLSTLVWLNVSDNKLLWFDYSHLPNSLEWLDMHNNQISELGNYHMVHANLKIKMLDASYNLIEEISDSSLPDSAETIFLNNNKIRNVASGTFLKKSNLEKVVLYGNEIRHLDLAALSLQSVPENKDIPSFYIGDNPILCDCSMEWLPKINELSRHRQHPRIMDLDSVTCEMVHVRATPHRPLLSLKPKDFLCRYEAHCFALCHCCDFDACDCEMTCPDNCSCYHDHSWSSNVVDCSNGGYNEVPERIPMDATEIYLDGNELGDLGSHVFIGKRRLEVLFLNNSGISALHNRTFNGAAALRVLHLEGNSLRELRGFEFDQLERLSELYLDHNAIAMVGNTTFNKMKSLEVLRLDSNRIVDFRPWEALAGAGAGARVALEGNAWNCDCTNTARLRAWLNVHNGDAEKMYCRDGTETLAEALRRCGDPSTEAVSRGIPDTPLMGGNLVPLLAGALVAVIVVCLVVALAFAFRQDVRLWAHSRYGLRLGKMTPPPDEERDRLYDGYIIYSERDDDFVSRCLSAELEQAGLTLCLHWRDLPPSRAQEAVPPAAAAAKRIILVFSPVFLNNEWQHPEFRAALRCALDNIRQSSRRRRVVILLATEAPLRDPELQLLLQTCTVIVWGEKRFWEKLRFAMPDSVDKRRRDSGKKTNNSERCVNGTGLTGVRLPARYTVAPSAADLWSKPSAALVAPVHAPTPTPTQSTYVSSASSRTEDEDSGAEHQHLASYGTYHAANGRPASLASRASHLYSTIPEPPLSAVNSQHLGTNLPINPRTYFV